The segment GTGTACGTTTTTGTAGTGAATGATTAATTAATCCTTTCGTTGTTTATCATTTAACATTGTTGAATGGTTGTAGCATAGAGTTGGAAATCAGAAGTTCTGATTTTAGATTTGGTTTGAACAAATTGGATTAAATTATTAACCGCTATTAATGACAATACCAGGATGAAGGAAACTGCTCTAAGATTACTAGAAGATTTAGAAACCCAATTAAAAGAAATAGAATTGGCCAAAAAAGAAACTATCGAGCATGTTGAGGATTCAATCCGGAAAACTATAAGTGTACTTGAAACTTTAAAAACCAATTTTGTAAAGTATAAGTTTGAAAGTAAGAAAGATGAAATTTACTTTTTCAGGGACATTAAGCCACAGTTTGTAAGCAAGTTGATTTATTATAACGAGATTTATAATATCATGACTAATAAACCTTTTGGCGGAAATAAGACACTGAGAAAATACTACACCGGTGAATTAGCAAAACTAAAAAGCTTCTACACTGAAAATGTAGAGTTTTTTAAATACTACCGTAACGGAAACACTTACCTTGATAATAAATACTTTGTACGGGGTAGGTATGATATCAAGTTAACTCTGGATAGCTTTTATTTTCAAGCTGACAGCCGGTTCTCAACTTCGCATGATTTTAAAGTGGCCAAGATAATGGCGAATGATTTAATACAAAGTTATTTGGAAATTGAAATTGCCAAAATAGAAAACAAGGCACCATTGTTTAATCTAACAGAAAGGCAAGTGCAGAAATGGACCGGGACAAAAATTGCTCTGATAGAGTTAGTATATGCGCTGCATGCAGAAGGTGTTTTTAATAATGGAGCCAGTGACTTGAAAGAAACGGCAAAATTCTTCGAAGAGGTATTTGATGTTGATTTGGGACAGTTTCACAGAACCTTTTTTGAAATGAGAGCGCGAAAGGCTGATAGAACTAAGTTTTTAAACTCACTTCGTGATACATTGGTGCGCCGGATGGATGAAGTGGATGAATAAAAAAAGTAGCTTTATTAAGGTTCTATGTTGTCTTTTCAATTATCCATCTATCTAAGAACTCGCTTGCTTTTTGTATGTAATCTAAAGCTTCTTGTTTAGTTTTTGTTAGCCCAGAATGTCCGGCTGAATTTCGTTCAGTGCGTAGATACTCAAGCAAATCAATTCTTAGGTTTACTGGATTGCTAAATGTGTTTGTTAATGCTACCATTAAGTTTGTAAGTTGAGCATTACTACAAGTCGGCAAAGTTGTTGTTCCAAGTATTTTTTTTTCTAATGATCCCTGCATCTCACCAAGCATCCATTTTTTGGCAGTACTAATTGTATGAAATATTTCTTTTATTTCATTTTCTATCGTTCGTCCATACTGAAGTATCACAGGAGAGAAATCACCGGTATTATCAATGTTATGAAGTAAGAATTGTCCTGAGACAAGATATTCTACACTTATAGAAGTTATTTTTAATGGATCGAAGCGTTGAGTTATTATTTGATTATATACACTAACATCTAATTTATTAATATAATCATCAATCTTACTTTGTAGTTCTACTATTTTAATCTCACCTTCTTCTTTACTCTCTTTTAAGGTGAAGAAATCATTTAAAAATTTATCTCTCTGAATATTCAATAAACTCAATTCTAATTTATCATTTACATCAAAAAAACCATCATCAAAAATATTGTAGTCGATGCTTCCATCTTCCTGTATGTAGAAACCTTCTATTTGCTTTTTTTCCGCAGTGACTTTTTTCAAACTTCGTAAATAAAATATTTTTATACTTTTTGAATCTATCGCTTTTTGTGCGACTAAAGTTTGAAATTTTCTTATCAGATATTCACTATGAGTTTCGATAATAAATTGAATGTTGAATTTTTTATTTGCTTCTGAAAACATTTCAGCAAGTAACGACTGCCATTTTGGATGCAGATTTGTTTCAGGTTCCTCGACAAGAAGGAGGCTTGGAAGATAGTAATCACGCATAAACTCACCATCTTCATCATGGTCGTGTTCGGTTCTCTTATTTTTTTCGGAGAGTACACTTATTTGAATTAAAATCAATATGAGCTGCTTAATACCGTAGCCGAAGTCAACTAATTCACGTTTAGAACCTTCTAAAGTTGTTATTGATACAGAAATCAATTGATATTTTGGTCTGTAATCGACTTCAATTTGTTTCCCAATTTCAAAAGCTTTTAGATACTTGTCTATAAAATTAGAGTGGATATATCCAAACGAATTATAATCTTTTAGAAGATTAATAAAGGGAGTGTTTGCTGCCGCATTATAAATCCTTGAATTTTCTTCTTTAATATTAGATATGTACTCTATAGTCGAGATTCTCTGTATTAATCCCTTCCAACTATTTTTAAAACAATTTTCAATGACTGAATAAGTAGTATCATCATCTTCATCATTTTTCCAGATGAGATTATTTCGCAATATTTTTAGTACTCTGCTATAGAGAATATCTTCAATTTCATATGGTGGAAAGAAATAGTCTTCTGCATCAAAATCACGCTCTCCCACATTCTCTTTACCTGTAATTTCATTTTCTGTCCCAATTTTATTTTCAACAAAATCAGTCCAGGTAATTATATCGATATCATTCTTAAATGATTTTATTAGAAGTGAAGGGATAAAAAATAGTTCTTTAACACGATCATCCATTTTTTCTAAAGCGACCCATTTGCTTTTATTTTCTAAATATAATTTGTAGAATTTAAGTAAATCGCTTAGGTAAATTTTTAGCTTATCGAGTTTTATGCTCCATTCAATGTAACCCGTAAGTGGGTTTTCAAATGGTGGAAACCAAAAGGCGGAATGAGAAAATATGTCTTCTTGTTTTTCGGAATTACTTTTTTTCTTTTCATTAAACTCTTGAAGTTCAGCATTAAACTCTTGATTATAAGTCAGTTTTTCGCCCTCTGTTGCATCCCTATATAAAAATGAAAATATAGCAACATTGTCTACTTGATCAATAACTTTAACTCCTCGCAATTTTGCTTTGTAGGTACTCTTGGAGTTTGGAATTGTAAATGACAATGAAATATATAAGCTTTTAATACCCATAAACGTAAATGGAAGTGAAATCTCAACATCTTTAGATTCTTTATTAAATAAAACATTCTCAAAATCCCCTAATAAATGTTCTTGTTGATTTAAATCCAAATCAAACGGATATTGGTTTTCTTTAATACTGTTTTTCAGCATTTGAAGAGATTTTATCAAAGAACTTTTACCCGAATTATTGGCTCCAGTTAATAAATTAATTGGTGACAACTCTTCTAAAAAGCCAATTTCATCATCAAATATTCTAAAATTTTTAATCCAATAATATCGATAGGTCCCATTTGATGGTTTAGGTTAAATGAATTTAGTGAATGTATTTTAACTTAAATACTAAAAACTCAAAATTAAAAAAGTATAATTCATTTTACCCCATTAAATCTTATTATTTATGCATGCTTAATATTAATGCTTTTCAGTGCAAATTTCTCTTTTAAAATTGCCATATCATCACTTACTTTTTTATCCAAAATCTTAGCATAATGCTGAGTTGTTTTTATGTTTTTGTGCCCAAGCATTTTACTGACGCTCTCTATTGGAACACCATTTGTTAGTGTTACAGTTGTAGCAAAAGTATGTCTAGCTATATGAAAAGTCAGTTCTTTTTCAATTTCACAAATAGCTGCTATTTCTTTTAAATAGGCATTCATTTTTTGATTACTCAAAATAGGCAAAAGTACTTCCTGGTTATTGCTTTGCGGATGGTTCTCATATTTATCAATAATCATTTGAGTAATTGGAAGTATTGGGATTTTAGAAGCCGATTCGGTTTTTTGGCGATGGGTGTAAATCCAT is part of the Flavobacterium phycosphaerae genome and harbors:
- a CDS encoding RteC domain-containing protein, yielding MKETALRLLEDLETQLKEIELAKKETIEHVEDSIRKTISVLETLKTNFVKYKFESKKDEIYFFRDIKPQFVSKLIYYNEIYNIMTNKPFGGNKTLRKYYTGELAKLKSFYTENVEFFKYYRNGNTYLDNKYFVRGRYDIKLTLDSFYFQADSRFSTSHDFKVAKIMANDLIQSYLEIEIAKIENKAPLFNLTERQVQKWTGTKIALIELVYALHAEGVFNNGASDLKETAKFFEEVFDVDLGQFHRTFFEMRARKADRTKFLNSLRDTLVRRMDEVDE
- a CDS encoding AAA family ATPase, whose protein sequence is MKNFRIFDDEIGFLEELSPINLLTGANNSGKSSLIKSLQMLKNSIKENQYPFDLDLNQQEHLLGDFENVLFNKESKDVEISLPFTFMGIKSLYISLSFTIPNSKSTYKAKLRGVKVIDQVDNVAIFSFLYRDATEGEKLTYNQEFNAELQEFNEKKKSNSEKQEDIFSHSAFWFPPFENPLTGYIEWSIKLDKLKIYLSDLLKFYKLYLENKSKWVALEKMDDRVKELFFIPSLLIKSFKNDIDIITWTDFVENKIGTENEITGKENVGERDFDAEDYFFPPYEIEDILYSRVLKILRNNLIWKNDEDDDTTYSVIENCFKNSWKGLIQRISTIEYISNIKEENSRIYNAAANTPFINLLKDYNSFGYIHSNFIDKYLKAFEIGKQIEVDYRPKYQLISVSITTLEGSKRELVDFGYGIKQLILILIQISVLSEKNKRTEHDHDEDGEFMRDYYLPSLLLVEEPETNLHPKWQSLLAEMFSEANKKFNIQFIIETHSEYLIRKFQTLVAQKAIDSKSIKIFYLRSLKKVTAEKKQIEGFYIQEDGSIDYNIFDDGFFDVNDKLELSLLNIQRDKFLNDFFTLKESKEEGEIKIVELQSKIDDYINKLDVSVYNQIITQRFDPLKITSISVEYLVSGQFLLHNIDNTGDFSPVILQYGRTIENEIKEIFHTISTAKKWMLGEMQGSLEKKILGTTTLPTCSNAQLTNLMVALTNTFSNPVNLRIDLLEYLRTERNSAGHSGLTKTKQEALDYIQKASEFLDRWIIEKTT